The Pseudomonas sp. MM223 genome segment CATAAGAAGCACCTGATTTTAACTTCACCCAATGAGTCGCGCTTGTAGCTGGTCTTCCGAGTTTATCGGTCAGCATCTCTTTAACCAGATACAAATTATTAGCATTCCCGGTCAAAACCAGCTGACTAACAGCCCCATCATCTACCGTAGCAAACAACTTATACCCCGGTGAAATAGGCAGATAAGGCAACCCGCGGACTTCAAAGCGCCCAGCTTTTCGGGTCGCAACCCGGCAAGGCTCGCTTGGGCTTGCATCCCCCGCCGCACATTCCGGCACCTCGGTCATGAAATCCCCCCGCAGATCAACCCCCAGAAATGCGCTCGGCGTCATCACCCGGTCAACCATCTGAGTAGACTGTGCCCAACCAGGCGCAGAAACAAACAAAGCCGCAAGCGCGACCGATTGAGTAAGAGTAGGCATGAACATCCCTGTAAGCCCAGATGGCTTGTGTGCTGAGAAGGTTTCGCATTTTGCCCTGCCAGCAATGACAGAACAACAGTCAAAAGCATGAACGGTGTCTTACTGCCATCCTCCCGCACAATTCCCGTCTAGAATCACGCCTGTGATCTCCAACCGACACTCATTCGAGAAGCGTTCACCCTATGACAATCCTGGTAACCGGCGGCGCCGGCTTCATCGGTGCGAACTTCGTGCTGGACTGGGTAGGCCAGTCAGGCGAAACCCTCGTCAATCTGGACAAGCTGACCTACGCCGGCAACTTGCGCAGCCTGGCGAGCCTGGAGGGTAATCCACAGCATGTTTTCGTGCAGGGGGATATCGGCGATGGGCCGTTGGTGCAGCGGCTGTTGGCAGACTATCGCCCGCGTGCCGTGCTCAATTTTGCCGCCGAGTCGCATGTCGACCGCTCCATCCATGGCCCCCAGGCGTTTGTGGAAACCAATGTGGTGGGTACCTTTCAATTGCTGGAAGCCGTGCGCGGCTACTGGCAAGGCCTGGGGGAGGCGGAGCGGGCAGCGTTCCGCTTCCTGCATGTTTCCACAGATGAAGTGTATGGTTCGCTGAAAGCCGGTGAGCCTGCGTTCACCGAAACCCATCAATACCAGCCCAACAGCCCGTACTCGGCGAGTAAGGCCGCCAGCGACCATTTGGTGCGGTCCTACCACCACACCTATGGCTTGCCGGTGCTGACCACCAACTGTTCAAACAACTACGGCCCGCTGCATTTCCCGGAGAAGCTGATCCCGCTGATGATCGTCAATGCTTTGGCCGGCAAGCCCCTGCCGGTGTATGGCGATGGTCAGCAGATTCGTGACTGGCTGTACGTCAAGGACCACTGCAGTGCCATCCGCCGTGTACTGGAAGCAGGGCAGGTGGGGGAGGTGTACAACGTGGGGGGCTGGAACGAAAAGCCCAACCTGGAAATCGTCCGCCGTGTGTGCGCGCTGTTGGA includes the following:
- the rfbB gene encoding dTDP-glucose 4,6-dehydratase (*Name rfbB) is translated as MTILVTGGAGFIGANFVLDWVGQSGETLVNLDKLTYAGNLRSLASLEGNPQHVFVQGDIGDGPLVQRLLADYRPRAVLNFAAESHVDRSIHGPQAFVETNVVGTFQLLEAVRGYWQGLGEAERAAFRFLHVSTDEVYGSLKAGEPAFTETHQYQPNSPYSASKAASDHLVRSYHHTYGLPVLTTNCSNNYGPLHFPEKLIPLMIVNALAGKPLPVYGDGQQIRDWLYVKDHCSAIRRVLEAGQVGEVYNVGGWNEKPNLEIVRRVCALLDELRPRTDGKPYAEQITYVTDRPGHDRRYAIDARKLERELGWKPAETFETGIRKTVAWYLANQEWVKGVMDGSYRDWVAQQYGANKG